From the Comamonas antarctica genome, the window CCCCGCTGCTGCCGGCGTTCTGCGATCGTTACCCGCAGGTTGAAATCGAACTGGGCCTGAGCGATGCCCAGCAGGACCTGATCGAGGGCGGCTGGGACCTGGCCCTGCGCATCGGTCATCTCGCCGACAGCGCCCTCAAGGCGCGGCGCCTGGCCGACTGCCCGATGCTGATCTGCGCGGCGCCGGCATACCTCGCACGGCATGGCACGCCGCGACGGGTGGCCGAACTGTCGGCCCACAACTGCCTGAGCTACACGCTGTCTCCGCTGCAGGGCAGGGGCACCTGGGCTTTCGGTGCCGCGGGAGCAATCCAGGTGCCGGTGCAAGGCAATCTGAAGGCCAACAATGGCGACGCCCTGCTGGCGGCCGCAATCGGCGGCCAGGGAGTGATCTACCAGCCGCGTTTCATCGTCGGCGATGCGCTGGCCGCTGGCGCGCTGGTCGCATTGGAACTGGACCAGCCGGCGCTCGACCTGGGCGGGCTGCATGTGCTGTTCCCCGCCGATCGGCGCCCGCCGGCCAAGGTCAGGGCCATGATCGACTATCTGGTCGAGTCATTGGGATCTGCGGCGGCCGACGGGACGGCAGTCCCGCCCGCCGCCGGTTGACCCAGCGCGAGCGCAAGACCCGGCTTGCGCCGCTTACTTCCAGAAAATGTAGTCGGCCTGGTAATTGACGATCTGGCGCTGGCCCTTGTTGCCTGCGGTACAGGCCATGGCGGGCGCAACGCCGCCCTTGAGCGCGACGCGCTGGATATAGGTCACGCCGGTCATGGCGCCGCTGCCCATGGCGGGATTGGCTTTGACCAACTGGTAGGGCAAGTTGCCTTCGCCCGAGGGCGCAACCGCCAGCTGCGTGGCAGTGACCTTGGAACCATCCAACGCTTCCCAGGTCGCCGGCGGTCCGTAGTAAGTACCCACTTTCTTTCCGCTGCGATCCATCAGATCGGCCTTGGGGCCGACAAAAAACCATTCCATCTGGCCAGGAGCATTGGCTTTGTCGCGGCACTCGTAGGTGATTTCGCCGCGGCCCGTGGTTTCCCAGGCAACCTGGTTGCCGGCGGGCACGCGGATGCTCTCGGGAACGCTGGCGGGGTTGAAACGCGGCGACTTGTCCATGGAGCCACAAGCACTGAGCAAGACAGCCGAAGCAATGATGCCGACAGGAGCAAGAATCGAGGCAGATGGCGTTTTCATGAGAACTCTCCAGAGGGT encodes:
- a CDS encoding DUF3455 domain-containing protein — encoded protein: MKTPSASILAPVGIIASAVLLSACGSMDKSPRFNPASVPESIRVPAGNQVAWETTGRGEITYECRDKANAPGQMEWFFVGPKADLMDRSGKKVGTYYGPPATWEALDGSKVTATQLAVAPSGEGNLPYQLVKANPAMGSGAMTGVTYIQRVALKGGVAPAMACTAGNKGQRQIVNYQADYIFWK
- a CDS encoding LysR family transcriptional regulator translates to MLDRFTSMRVFIEAATHASLSAAGRVLGLSPAMATRHLDALEARLGVKLLHRTTRRLTLTDAGIDYLATSRRILQELGEAESEIAAQRTEAAGRLRINLPLSFGTRFIAPLLPAFCDRYPQVEIELGLSDAQQDLIEGGWDLALRIGHLADSALKARRLADCPMLICAAPAYLARHGTPRRVAELSAHNCLSYTLSPLQGRGTWAFGAAGAIQVPVQGNLKANNGDALLAAAIGGQGVIYQPRFIVGDALAAGALVALELDQPALDLGGLHVLFPADRRPPAKVRAMIDYLVESLGSAAADGTAVPPAAG